The Archocentrus centrarchus isolate MPI-CPG fArcCen1 chromosome 12, fArcCen1, whole genome shotgun sequence genome includes a window with the following:
- the slc26a1 gene encoding sulfate anion transporter 1 isoform X1, whose product MEEEAAKATETPQALPPLLERRVRQRKPAVSILKSKLMQGVKCSVPRVRSTLAGFFPVVRWLPKYKLKEYVWGDVMSGMIVGIILVPQAIAYCLLAGVEPIYGLYTSFYANIIYFLMGTSKHVSVGIFSLMSLMVGQVVDREVFLAGFDLNEDSAVSNPDAINGTLGTNLTLGKVHTVELMGMQCGKECYAISVAVTVTFLAGIYQVLMAVFRLGFVSVYLSAPMLDGFATGASFTILTVQAKYLLGLKIPRHQGYGTVVVTWINIFSNIHKTNLCDLITSAICISILVAGKEIQERYKDRLKIPLPTELVVVAGATLASHFGELNSRYGSSISGHIPTGFIPPQLPGFSLMSHVVLDAIPLAVISFAFTVSLSEMFAKKHGYTVRPNQEMLAIGCCNIIPSFFHCFTTSAALAKTMVKDSTGCQTQVSSLISALVVLLVLLFFAPFFQALQKCVLACIIIVSLRGALRKFRDVPAKWRASRNDAIVWMVTMSATALISVELGLLIGVIFSMICIIFKTQNPKVSLLGRVDDCDFYEDVEEYKNLVPPPQVQVFRFQAPLYYANKDSFLKALYRAVRVEPFLELTKRRKAEKKAKEASMKEAKANGEKNNRDVIVGLVQRELEFHTIVLDCSAMPFIDSAGLATFVGVAKEYKEIGVNVLLACCNTSVIDTLQKGKYFGENDKDMSSLLFHTVHTAVLHANSAAAGAESRSEDSEV is encoded by the exons ATGGAGGAAGAAGCCGCCAAAGCAACAGAAACCCCGCAGGCCCTGCCTCCTCTCTTGGAGCGGCGAGTTCGCCAGCGAAAGCCTGCAGTTTCAATCCTCAAATCAAAGCTGATGCAAGGGGTAAAATGCTCCGTGCCCAGAGTCCGATCCACCCTGGCGGGCTTCTTCCCTGTGGTGCGGTGGCTGCCTAAATACAAGCTCAAAGAGTATGTCTGGGGTGATGTGATGTCTGGGATGATTGTGGGTATCATCTTGGTACCACAGGCCATTGCCTACTGCCTGCTGGCAGGAGTGGAGCCCATCTATGGTCTATACACCTCATTTTATGCCAACATCATTTACTTCCTCATGGGGACATCCAAACATGTGTCTGTGGGCATCTTCAGTCTCATGAGCCTCATGGTTggacag GTTGTGGATAGGGAGGTGTTCCTGGCAGGTTTTGACCTAAATGAGGACTCAGCAGTGTCTAATCCCGATGCCATTAATGGTACACTAGGCACAAACCTCACACTTGGTAAAGTTCACACTGTGGAGCTCATGGGTATGCAGTGTGGGAAGGAGTGCTACGCCATCAGTGTTGCTGTTACTGTTACATTCTTGGCTGGTATCTACcag GTTTTGATGGCAGTGTTTCGGCTGGGATTTGTTTCGGTTTACCTTTCGGCCCCCATGCTCGATGGCTTTGCCACCGGAGCCTCCTTCACCATCCTGACCGTGCAGGCTAAATACCTGCTGGGTCTAAAGATTCCTCGTCATCAAGGCTATGGCACAGTGGTCGTTACCTGGATCAACATCTTCTCCAACATTCACAAGACCAATCTGTGTGACCTCATCACCAGTGCCATCTGTATCTCAATATTAG TGGCAGGGAAAGAGATCCAAGAACGCTATAAAGACCGTCTGAAAATCCCTCTACCCACTGAGCTTGTAGTAGTGGCTGGAGCTACACTGGCCAGTCATTTTGGAGAGCTGAACAGCCGTTACGGCTCTAGTATTTCTGGTCACATCCCCACAGGATTCATCCCTCCCCAGCTGCCCGGCTTTAGTCTGATGTCCCATGTGGTGCTGGATGCCATTCCTTTGGCAGTCATTAG TTTTGCCTTCACGGTGTCTCTGTCCGAAATGTTTGCTAAGAAACACGGCTACACCGTCCGTCCCAACCAGGAGATGCTGGCCATTGGCTGCTGTAACATCATCCCCTCCTTCTTCCACTGTTTCACCACCAGTGCAGCACTGGCAAAAACAATGGTGAAGGACTCAACAGGCTGCCAGACACAG GTATCAAGTCTGATCAGCGCCCTGGTAGTCCTCCTTGTGCTCCTCTTTTTCGCACCTTTCTTCCAAGCTCTTCAGAAATGTGTGCTGGCTTGTATCATCATTGTTAGCCTGCGGGGGGCACTGAGAAAGTTCAGGGATGTTCCAGCTAAGTGGCGTGCGAGCCGAAATGACGCCATAGTTTGGATGGTCACCATGTCAGCCACGGCTCTGATCAGTGTGGAGCTGGGCCTCCTTATAGGAGTAATATTTTCCATGATCTGCATCATCTTTAAGACCCAAAACCCAAAG GTGTCTCTCCTGGGCCGGGTTGATGATTGTGATTTTTATGAGGACGTGGAAGAATACAAGAACCTTGTGCCCCCACCTCAGGTTCAGGTTTTCCGCTTCCAGGCTCCTTTGTACTACGCCAATAAGGACTCTTTCCTCAAGGCTCTCTACAGAGCTGTCAGAGTCGAACCCTTCTTGGAGCTGACCAAGAGGAGAAAGGCAGAGAAGAAGGCCAAAGAAGCATCCATGAAGGAGGCCAAGGCAAACGGGGAGAAAAACAACAGAGATGTTATAGTAGGGCTGGTCCAAAGAGAACTGGAGTTCCACACAATAGTTTTAGACTGCTCTGCCATGCCTTTCATAGATTCGGCAGGTTTGGCCACTTTTGTAGGGGTGGCCAAGGAATATAAAGAGATTGGAGTGAATGTGCTCCTTGCCTGCTGCAACACCTCAGTCATTGATACCCTGCAGAAGGGAAAATACTTTGGTGAGAATGACAAAGATATGAGCAGCCTTCTGTTTCACACAGTTCACACTGCAGTTCTCCATGCAAACAGTGCAGCTGCAGGAGCAGAGAGCCGGTCAGAGGACTCAGAGGTGTAG
- the slc26a1 gene encoding sulfate anion transporter 1 isoform X2 — translation MVNEEAAHRELWPVLPPGPTQAPSLWVVDREVFLAGFDLNEDSAVSNPDAINGTLGTNLTLGKVHTVELMGMQCGKECYAISVAVTVTFLAGIYQVLMAVFRLGFVSVYLSAPMLDGFATGASFTILTVQAKYLLGLKIPRHQGYGTVVVTWINIFSNIHKTNLCDLITSAICISILVAGKEIQERYKDRLKIPLPTELVVVAGATLASHFGELNSRYGSSISGHIPTGFIPPQLPGFSLMSHVVLDAIPLAVISFAFTVSLSEMFAKKHGYTVRPNQEMLAIGCCNIIPSFFHCFTTSAALAKTMVKDSTGCQTQVSSLISALVVLLVLLFFAPFFQALQKCVLACIIIVSLRGALRKFRDVPAKWRASRNDAIVWMVTMSATALISVELGLLIGVIFSMICIIFKTQNPKVSLLGRVDDCDFYEDVEEYKNLVPPPQVQVFRFQAPLYYANKDSFLKALYRAVRVEPFLELTKRRKAEKKAKEASMKEAKANGEKNNRDVIVGLVQRELEFHTIVLDCSAMPFIDSAGLATFVGVAKEYKEIGVNVLLACCNTSVIDTLQKGKYFGENDKDMSSLLFHTVHTAVLHANSAAAGAESRSEDSEV, via the exons ATGGTGAATGAGGAGGCAGCACACAGAGAGTTATGGCCAGTGTTGCCTCCAGGACCCACTCAAGCCCCTTCTCTCTGG GTTGTGGATAGGGAGGTGTTCCTGGCAGGTTTTGACCTAAATGAGGACTCAGCAGTGTCTAATCCCGATGCCATTAATGGTACACTAGGCACAAACCTCACACTTGGTAAAGTTCACACTGTGGAGCTCATGGGTATGCAGTGTGGGAAGGAGTGCTACGCCATCAGTGTTGCTGTTACTGTTACATTCTTGGCTGGTATCTACcag GTTTTGATGGCAGTGTTTCGGCTGGGATTTGTTTCGGTTTACCTTTCGGCCCCCATGCTCGATGGCTTTGCCACCGGAGCCTCCTTCACCATCCTGACCGTGCAGGCTAAATACCTGCTGGGTCTAAAGATTCCTCGTCATCAAGGCTATGGCACAGTGGTCGTTACCTGGATCAACATCTTCTCCAACATTCACAAGACCAATCTGTGTGACCTCATCACCAGTGCCATCTGTATCTCAATATTAG TGGCAGGGAAAGAGATCCAAGAACGCTATAAAGACCGTCTGAAAATCCCTCTACCCACTGAGCTTGTAGTAGTGGCTGGAGCTACACTGGCCAGTCATTTTGGAGAGCTGAACAGCCGTTACGGCTCTAGTATTTCTGGTCACATCCCCACAGGATTCATCCCTCCCCAGCTGCCCGGCTTTAGTCTGATGTCCCATGTGGTGCTGGATGCCATTCCTTTGGCAGTCATTAG TTTTGCCTTCACGGTGTCTCTGTCCGAAATGTTTGCTAAGAAACACGGCTACACCGTCCGTCCCAACCAGGAGATGCTGGCCATTGGCTGCTGTAACATCATCCCCTCCTTCTTCCACTGTTTCACCACCAGTGCAGCACTGGCAAAAACAATGGTGAAGGACTCAACAGGCTGCCAGACACAG GTATCAAGTCTGATCAGCGCCCTGGTAGTCCTCCTTGTGCTCCTCTTTTTCGCACCTTTCTTCCAAGCTCTTCAGAAATGTGTGCTGGCTTGTATCATCATTGTTAGCCTGCGGGGGGCACTGAGAAAGTTCAGGGATGTTCCAGCTAAGTGGCGTGCGAGCCGAAATGACGCCATAGTTTGGATGGTCACCATGTCAGCCACGGCTCTGATCAGTGTGGAGCTGGGCCTCCTTATAGGAGTAATATTTTCCATGATCTGCATCATCTTTAAGACCCAAAACCCAAAG GTGTCTCTCCTGGGCCGGGTTGATGATTGTGATTTTTATGAGGACGTGGAAGAATACAAGAACCTTGTGCCCCCACCTCAGGTTCAGGTTTTCCGCTTCCAGGCTCCTTTGTACTACGCCAATAAGGACTCTTTCCTCAAGGCTCTCTACAGAGCTGTCAGAGTCGAACCCTTCTTGGAGCTGACCAAGAGGAGAAAGGCAGAGAAGAAGGCCAAAGAAGCATCCATGAAGGAGGCCAAGGCAAACGGGGAGAAAAACAACAGAGATGTTATAGTAGGGCTGGTCCAAAGAGAACTGGAGTTCCACACAATAGTTTTAGACTGCTCTGCCATGCCTTTCATAGATTCGGCAGGTTTGGCCACTTTTGTAGGGGTGGCCAAGGAATATAAAGAGATTGGAGTGAATGTGCTCCTTGCCTGCTGCAACACCTCAGTCATTGATACCCTGCAGAAGGGAAAATACTTTGGTGAGAATGACAAAGATATGAGCAGCCTTCTGTTTCACACAGTTCACACTGCAGTTCTCCATGCAAACAGTGCAGCTGCAGGAGCAGAGAGCCGGTCAGAGGACTCAGAGGTGTAG